A window of bacterium contains these coding sequences:
- a CDS encoding YbaB/EbfC family nucleoid-associated protein yields MNTGNMGKMMKQMQKLQSEMARVQEELASARIEARAGGGVVRAVASGHGELIELEIDPSVVDPADVGLLTDLVLAAVNEAQRNARSMAESRMGALTGGLQIPGLT; encoded by the coding sequence TTGAACACAGGCAACATGGGCAAGATGATGAAGCAGATGCAGAAGCTGCAGTCCGAGATGGCGCGGGTCCAGGAGGAGCTCGCCTCCGCCCGGATCGAGGCCCGCGCCGGCGGAGGCGTTGTGCGGGCGGTGGCAAGCGGTCACGGTGAGCTGATCGAGCTGGAGATCGACCCCTCTGTGGTGGACCCCGCGGACGTCGGCCTGCTGACGGATCTCGTGCTGGCAGCCGTAAACGAGGCCCAGCGCAACGCCCGCAGCATGGCCGAGAGCCGCATGGGCGCGCTCACCGGAGGCCTCCAGATCCCCGGGCTGACCTAG